GGTTGATCTTTCCGCAGGCGCTCGGGGTTGGGTATGACGTGATCCGGGAACTTCTGCAAGGGAATGTTCCGATCAAGATTTTTGCCGGGGTCCTGCTGGTGAAGTCGGTGATCTGGGTGATCTCGCTTGGCTCGGGAACCTCGGGCGGCGTGTTGGCTCCGCTATTGATGATGGGAGCTGCCCTTGGTGGTGTCGAAAGCATCTTTCTTCCGCACCTCGGTCTGGGGTTCTGGCCTCTCATCGGCCTGGGCGCGATTCTGGGCGGTACGATGCGCTCTCCGCTTACGGGCATCGTGTTCACCCTGGAGTTGACCCACGATTTCAATATGCTTCTGCCGTTACTGGTGTCTTGCTTTATTGCTCATTTATTCACGGTGCTCACTCTGAAACGATCGATCCTGACGGAGAAGATCTCGCGTCACGGCTATCACCTGAGCTGTGAGTATGCTCTTGATCCTCTGGAGATTCTGTTTGTGCGAGAGGTGATGAGGACGAATGTTGTCGTTCTGCCTTACGATCAGACGCTGGAAGATGCTTATAGCCTGATTCATTCGACCGACAATCCCAAGGGACAACATCTTTTTCCCGTACTCGGGCCGGGTGATGAGCTGGCTGGAGTGGTGACTCGAAATCAGCTGGTCCAGCTTTATCAGAAGATGACCGCTCGGGCCTCAACGATCAAGCTTTCTGAGATCGCAACCCAAAAGCCTCAGGTCGCTTTTGCGGATGAGCCTCTCAAGGTCGTGGTGAATCGAATGGCCGATTCGGGCTTTACGCGCTTTCCGGTTCTCGATCCAGAAGGAAACGGAAAGATCGTCGGTATGGTGGCGCTCAATGATCTGTTGCGCGCCAGGACGAAGAACCTGGAAGATGAGCGTGCCCGGGAGAGGGTATTGCGGATTCGTATGCCGTTTGGAGCAGCACAAAAGAGCGAAAAAACTACTGACGAGGAACTCATCCCCAAAGGGAGCTCCTGAAAAGGAGCGACATGTGTCCATCCAAGAATGTTTTGGAAGCTGCTCGCCCACTGTTGCCGACACGAGAATTTGGGTTATTCCTGGCGCACAGACCGAAACATATGTCGCACGATTACGTCTGTCTCTAGAGGCACTGCACTCGTCAACAACGGTTTGGTCCGATGCATGGGGCAGAGCCATTCGTGCGTAGCGAGGAAAGGAATCGTGGGCAAGATTGATTCATTCACGTACTGATGTGCTGATTGTTGGGGGAGGTCCCGCAGGTCTTGCTTCTGCGATCGCGCTCCAGCAAAGAGGGATTGACTGCGTTGTAGCCGATGCGATGCCACCGTCGATCGATAAAGCCTGCGGCGAGGGGCTTATGCCCGACGCGATTGAAGCCCTGCAATCGTTGGGGATTACGATGACAGGCGAAGATGGGCATGCTTTTCAAGGCATTCGATTTTCAAACTCCAGCCATCGTGTGGATGCCACCTTCCCTGAAGGACACGGCCTCGGAGTTCGCCGCATTCGTCTGCATGATCGGCTTGCACAATATGCGCATGATTCTGGTGTCCGCCTTCGATGGAACAGTCACGTAAAGCTTCTTGATCGTCGCACTGCCCTTATCGATGACAGAGAAATCTCGTTCCGATGGCTTGTTGGAGCGGACGGTCAAGGCTCTTCTGTACGTCGCTGGGCTGGCCTCGATCAAACACTCAAGAAGCAACTGCGATATGGTTTTCGCCGTCATTACCAGATTGCTCCGTGGAGCGGCTACGTTGAGGTCCACTGGGGTGCAGGTGGTCAACTCTACATCACCCCTGTTTCGGCGGAATCTGTATGCGTCGTATTTGTCACCCGCGACCTAAAGCATAACCGTAGCGACATGTTTTCGGCATTCCCTGAGATTGCAGACCGTCTCAAAGATGCCCCGCTGATTTCGCAGCAGCGCGGTGCTGTGTCGGCCACACGGAAGTTGCGACGAGTGGCCGATGGGACGGTTGCTTTAGTGGGGGATGCGTCAGGTTCCACCGATGCGGTGACGGGGGAGGGGCTCGCGATGTCTTTTCGGCAAGCGCAGGCTTTAGCAGAGGCGATCGAGGCCGGGTCGCTCGAACAATATGATACTGCACATCAGAAGATCGGCAGGCTTCCCCACACCATGGGCTCGCTGATGTTGACGATGGATCGCTGGCCTTCCATTGAAGCACGTGCTATGCGAGC
This portion of the Edaphobacter sp. 4G125 genome encodes:
- a CDS encoding chloride channel protein, which codes for MSPYAAYPHRKPSLQGLGDFTTTVRVIPISLIAIVVGVISTFVAWVLFKLIGFFTNLAYYHRLDTSFASPAGNQLGVYAVLVPVVGSIIVGLMARYGSERIRGHGIPEAIESILMNGSRVQPRLAILKPLSAAIAIGTGGPFGAEGPIIMTGGAFGSMISQFFHFTSVERRTLLVAGACAGMSATFAAPLASVLIGVELLLFEWKPRSAVPVALASATAYVARSYFLGLGPMFPVPTHAAFIGLYGILGCVIAGLAAGGLSALLTLGVYAAEDLFRKLPIHWMWWPAIGGVFVGLGGLIFPQALGVGYDVIRELLQGNVPIKIFAGVLLVKSVIWVISLGSGTSGGVLAPLLMMGAALGGVESIFLPHLGLGFWPLIGLGAILGGTMRSPLTGIVFTLELTHDFNMLLPLLVSCFIAHLFTVLTLKRSILTEKISRHGYHLSCEYALDPLEILFVREVMRTNVVVLPYDQTLEDAYSLIHSTDNPKGQHLFPVLGPGDELAGVVTRNQLVQLYQKMTARASTIKLSEIATQKPQVAFADEPLKVVVNRMADSGFTRFPVLDPEGNGKIVGMVALNDLLRARTKNLEDERARERVLRIRMPFGAAQKSEKTTDEELIPKGSS
- a CDS encoding NAD(P)/FAD-dependent oxidoreductase, which codes for MIHSRTDVLIVGGGPAGLASAIALQQRGIDCVVADAMPPSIDKACGEGLMPDAIEALQSLGITMTGEDGHAFQGIRFSNSSHRVDATFPEGHGLGVRRIRLHDRLAQYAHDSGVRLRWNSHVKLLDRRTALIDDREISFRWLVGADGQGSSVRRWAGLDQTLKKQLRYGFRRHYQIAPWSGYVEVHWGAGGQLYITPVSAESVCVVFVTRDLKHNRSDMFSAFPEIADRLKDAPLISQQRGAVSATRKLRRVADGTVALVGDASGSTDAVTGEGLAMSFRQAQALAEAIEAGSLEQYDTAHQKIGRLPHTMGSLMLTMDRWPSIEARAMRAFALSPEIFRELLFVHMGASSLMEFAFGYGPRFGWKLIHQT